In one window of Arthrobacter pascens DNA:
- a CDS encoding cyclase family protein — protein sequence MSVLAGLTAALTDGSVEVIDLTTPLSSDTPILNLPQPLANTVGLSLSPVSNFDDAGPAWAWNDVTVGEHAGTHLDAPVHWISGRNGKSVDQIEPHRLIGPLVVIDKSADVAEDPDFLLEPEHFEQWQEAHGQLPDNCWVIFRTGWSSRGGNAADFVNADDAGPHTPGVSVAGAQWIAANTSISGFGVETVGIDAGQAATFDPMFPVHSFLLGADKYGLTSLRQVDRLPTVGATLVVAPLPIVGGTGSPTRVYALVEGS from the coding sequence ATGTCTGTACTGGCCGGGCTCACAGCAGCCCTCACAGATGGTTCCGTAGAAGTCATAGACCTGACGACTCCGCTCAGCAGCGATACGCCGATACTGAATCTTCCGCAGCCTCTCGCCAACACCGTCGGCCTCAGCCTTTCGCCCGTGAGTAACTTTGATGACGCCGGTCCGGCGTGGGCCTGGAACGATGTGACTGTTGGGGAGCATGCCGGCACCCACCTGGATGCGCCCGTGCACTGGATTTCGGGCAGAAACGGCAAATCCGTTGACCAGATAGAGCCCCACCGCCTCATCGGACCTCTGGTCGTCATCGACAAGAGCGCCGATGTGGCTGAGGACCCGGACTTTCTCCTGGAGCCTGAGCACTTTGAGCAGTGGCAGGAAGCGCACGGCCAGCTGCCCGACAATTGCTGGGTGATTTTCCGGACCGGCTGGTCTTCCAGGGGCGGGAATGCCGCCGACTTCGTCAATGCCGATGACGCCGGGCCGCACACTCCGGGGGTGTCCGTAGCGGGCGCCCAATGGATTGCAGCCAATACCAGCATCAGTGGGTTCGGCGTCGAAACGGTGGGCATCGATGCGGGCCAGGCGGCAACTTTCGACCCGATGTTCCCCGTCCACTCATTTCTCCTTGGGGCGGACAAGTACGGCCTGACATCACTTCGACAGGTGGACAGGCTTCCCACGGTGGGAGCTACCCTGGTGGTCGCCCCCTTGCCAATTGTCGGAGGCACCGGCAGCCCCACCCGCGTCTACGCCCTTGTGGAGGGATCATGA
- a CDS encoding thiamine pyrophosphate-binding protein gives MSDHVKVSTLVAQTLAKLGVGHVFGVVGSGNFDVTNILVQAGVPYTAARHEGGAATMADAYSRMSGKVGVVSTHQGCGLSNAITGIGEAAKSRTPMIVLTADTQSAAVRSNFKIDQDSLARSIGAVAERIHSVDSAVADTVRAFRTAVNERRTVVLSLPLDVQSGFAPDTLDSVRLQEPARLRPDPSAVEHLVQLIQQAERPVFVAGRGGRGAKEALLALAEHAGALVATSAVANGLFNGETFNLGISGGFSSPVTAELISGADLIVGWGCTLNMWTMRHGRLISPGTKVVQVDVEDASLGANRPISLGVLGDSALTAMDALALLKAAQPAPAEKYRTETNAVTIKQGSRWRDVDTADLSTSTLIDPRVLSRELDSLLPTNRIVSVDSGNFMGYPSQYLAVPDEFGFCFTQAFQAIGLGLYTAIGAAIAQPERVPVLGAGDGGFLMGISELETAVRLKLPLVCIVYNDAAYGAEVHHFAELDDSLDLGSVKFPETDIAAIARGFGADGITVRTLDDLEPVKAWVARFHAGSESRPLVIDAKIASDGGSWWLAEAFQGH, from the coding sequence ATGAGCGACCACGTAAAGGTGTCAACGCTGGTTGCCCAAACTCTGGCCAAATTGGGCGTGGGCCACGTCTTTGGCGTTGTTGGAAGCGGCAACTTTGATGTCACTAACATCCTCGTGCAGGCGGGCGTGCCGTATACAGCTGCCCGACATGAGGGTGGTGCCGCCACCATGGCCGATGCTTATTCTCGAATGTCCGGCAAAGTCGGGGTGGTCAGCACGCATCAGGGATGCGGCTTAAGCAATGCCATTACGGGCATCGGGGAAGCGGCGAAGAGCCGGACACCGATGATTGTTTTGACCGCGGATACACAAAGCGCTGCGGTCCGATCGAATTTCAAGATTGATCAGGACTCTCTTGCCCGAAGCATCGGGGCAGTGGCGGAACGGATTCACTCCGTCGACTCGGCCGTGGCCGATACCGTTCGGGCGTTCCGCACCGCAGTCAACGAACGTCGCACCGTCGTCCTCAGTCTCCCTCTTGACGTGCAGAGCGGTTTCGCGCCGGACACCCTCGATTCTGTCCGGCTGCAGGAACCAGCACGGTTGCGGCCTGATCCCTCAGCAGTGGAGCACCTCGTTCAACTGATCCAGCAGGCCGAACGCCCCGTGTTTGTGGCCGGACGGGGAGGGCGTGGGGCCAAGGAAGCCCTTCTCGCCTTGGCCGAGCATGCCGGCGCCCTGGTGGCAACCTCCGCGGTGGCCAACGGGCTATTCAATGGCGAAACCTTTAACCTGGGCATTTCCGGGGGCTTCTCCTCACCAGTGACGGCTGAGCTCATCAGCGGGGCAGACCTGATTGTTGGGTGGGGCTGCACCCTGAACATGTGGACCATGCGGCATGGCCGCCTGATTTCCCCGGGCACGAAGGTGGTCCAGGTTGATGTCGAGGACGCTTCGCTGGGAGCCAACCGGCCAATTTCACTGGGCGTCCTGGGGGACTCTGCACTCACCGCTATGGACGCGCTGGCCTTGTTGAAAGCCGCCCAGCCGGCTCCAGCGGAAAAGTATCGCACGGAGACCAACGCGGTGACGATCAAACAGGGGTCGCGGTGGAGGGACGTCGACACGGCGGACCTGTCCACGTCGACACTGATCGATCCGCGGGTCCTCAGCCGGGAACTTGATTCGCTCCTGCCCACGAACCGTATTGTTTCCGTGGACTCAGGAAACTTCATGGGCTACCCGAGTCAGTACCTGGCCGTGCCGGACGAGTTCGGCTTCTGCTTCACGCAGGCGTTCCAAGCCATTGGGCTGGGTCTGTACACCGCCATCGGCGCTGCGATTGCCCAACCTGAACGTGTCCCCGTCCTGGGCGCCGGCGACGGCGGTTTCCTGATGGGGATCAGTGAATTGGAAACAGCGGTCCGCCTCAAACTGCCCCTGGTGTGCATCGTTTACAACGACGCCGCATACGGGGCCGAAGTGCACCATTTTGCTGAGCTTGACGACTCTCTGGATCTTGGCAGTGTGAAATTTCCGGAGACGGACATTGCTGCCATTGCCAGGGGATTCGGCGCGGATGGCATCACCGTGCGCACCCTTGACGATTTGGAGCCGGTAAAGGCGTGGGTGGCCAGGTTCCACGCCGGGTCTGAGAGCCGTCCGTTGGTCATCGATGCGAAGATCGCCTCCGACGGGGGATCATGGTGGCTGGCGGAAGCATTCCAAGGCCACTGA
- a CDS encoding AMP-binding protein — MTSTSSAHVDTFTRDHLPPANLWPALEFTLPELQYPEKLNAATVLINGAVTEYGPGRAALHTPDGTTWTYGELQQRANQAAQVLTEDFGVVPGNRVLLRGPNNPWLVAAWLGVLKAGAVVVTTMPMLRAAEVSTLIGLTKPVVAVSDHRFVDELAAAAGTSVTVLSYGGDGVGDLVARCAAKDGLFTDVETSADDVALLGPTSGTTGAPKVTMHFHRDILATADTFARHILQPTSEDVFAGSPPVAFTFGLGGLVIFPLRFGASSLLTERAAPVELAENAAAAGATILFTAPTAYRAILKAGRGELLSRLRIAVSAGEHLPKETWEAVRSATGVRLVNGIGATELLHVFISAAGDDIRPGTTGKAVPGYRAVILDEAGVEAGPNQPGRLAVIGPTGCRYMDDDRQTKYVINGWNVTGDTFVQDEDGYFTYQSRSDNMIVSSGYNIGAPEVEAAIDQHPDVVENAVVARADEERGSVVCAFIVLREGVNADDAKRKEIQDFVKATIAPYKYPRDVRFVDELPRNPSGKLQHFKLRDRLEHENDQLAGAAATQP, encoded by the coding sequence ATGACATCCACATCATCGGCCCACGTGGATACCTTTACCAGGGACCACCTACCACCGGCCAACCTTTGGCCTGCGCTCGAGTTCACCCTTCCTGAGCTCCAGTACCCGGAAAAGCTCAATGCTGCCACGGTGCTGATCAACGGCGCAGTCACGGAATACGGGCCAGGCCGTGCCGCGCTGCACACACCTGACGGCACAACCTGGACCTACGGCGAGCTCCAGCAGCGTGCGAACCAGGCGGCGCAGGTACTCACCGAGGACTTCGGTGTGGTCCCGGGCAACCGCGTCCTGCTGCGTGGGCCCAACAACCCCTGGCTCGTCGCTGCCTGGCTCGGAGTCCTGAAGGCCGGCGCGGTGGTTGTCACCACCATGCCGATGCTCCGCGCCGCCGAGGTCAGCACGTTGATCGGGCTCACCAAACCGGTGGTGGCAGTCTCGGATCACCGGTTCGTCGACGAACTGGCCGCGGCAGCAGGTACCAGCGTTACTGTTCTGTCCTATGGAGGAGATGGCGTCGGCGATCTTGTCGCCCGCTGTGCTGCCAAGGACGGCCTATTCACCGACGTTGAAACTTCCGCGGACGACGTCGCACTCCTGGGACCCACATCAGGGACCACCGGTGCACCGAAAGTCACCATGCACTTCCACCGTGACATCCTCGCCACCGCAGACACCTTCGCCCGCCACATCCTCCAGCCCACCTCCGAGGATGTGTTTGCGGGATCACCGCCCGTCGCCTTCACCTTCGGGCTCGGCGGTTTGGTGATCTTCCCGTTGCGGTTCGGCGCCTCGTCACTTCTGACGGAGCGTGCCGCCCCGGTGGAACTGGCGGAAAACGCGGCCGCCGCCGGTGCCACCATCCTCTTCACCGCGCCCACAGCCTATCGGGCCATCCTCAAAGCCGGCCGCGGCGAACTACTCAGCCGCCTGCGGATCGCTGTCTCGGCCGGTGAGCACCTGCCCAAGGAAACCTGGGAAGCCGTCCGCAGCGCCACCGGGGTCCGCCTGGTGAACGGAATCGGCGCGACCGAACTGCTCCACGTGTTCATCTCAGCTGCCGGCGACGACATCCGCCCAGGCACAACAGGCAAGGCTGTACCCGGTTACCGGGCAGTGATCCTTGATGAGGCAGGCGTAGAGGCCGGACCCAACCAGCCCGGCAGGCTCGCGGTCATCGGGCCCACCGGCTGCCGATACATGGACGACGACCGACAGACGAAATACGTCATTAACGGCTGGAACGTTACCGGAGACACTTTCGTGCAGGACGAGGACGGGTACTTCACCTACCAATCACGCTCGGACAACATGATCGTCTCCTCCGGATACAACATCGGCGCCCCCGAAGTGGAAGCAGCCATCGACCAGCACCCTGACGTCGTCGAAAACGCTGTCGTGGCACGGGCCGACGAGGAGCGAGGCAGCGTGGTCTGCGCCTTCATCGTCCTGCGCGAGGGCGTGAACGCAGACGACGCCAAACGCAAAGAGATCCAGGACTTCGTCAAGGCCACCATCGCCCCATACAAGTACCCGCGGGACGTCCGGTTCGTCGATGAACTCCCACGCAACCCCAGCGGCAAACTGCAGCACTTCAAGCTGCGCGACCGCCTCGAACACGAAAACGACCAGCTGGCCGGCGCAGCCGCCACCCAGCCGTAG
- a CDS encoding bifunctional salicylyl-CoA 5-hydroxylase/oxidoreductase, with protein sequence MKIAIVGGGPGGLYFAALMKQLDPSHDITLWERNAATDTFGFGVVFSDETLGGIGNADPVVAEYMSRRFARWSDIDIHFRDETITVGGQGFAAMSRKELLELLQRRCAELGVDVRFSTPAPPIAELEAGHDLVLASDGVNSQIRATYAQSFGPSLDPRPNKFMWLGTDQVFEAFKFFVKDTEYGTMQIHGYPYSDEGSTFIVEMSPDVWEAAGFDETATDAFAPGVSDEKAISKIRDIFAEELAGHEVLANNSKWLNFTTVRNRSWRHGNIVLLGDAAHTAHFSIGSGTKLAMEDSLALAACLHEHQDLETALAAYETERRPVVESTQRAAQASLEWFERIGQYKGQEPTQFAFNLLTRSRRITQENLRLRDPEFAGAVDKHFADSQGLPDVAPAMFQPYGIGGLKLKNRIIVSPMDMYSATDGVPGNFHLVHLGSKALGGAGLVMTEMVCVSPEGRITPGCSGLYTDEQQHSWKSIVDFVHERSTAKIGLQIGHSGRKGSTRLMWEGIDEPLETGNWEPVGPSALPYGAGNQVPREIDTTEMDRVKADFVDAARRGAEAGFDLLEVHAAHGYLLSSFLSPIANRRTDEYGGSLENRLRFPLEVFDALRAIWPVEKPITVRISATDWIEGGNNSDDSIGIAQAFVDHGAAGIDVSTGQISKDEKPAFGRSYQTPFADRIRQEVAAPAGVAVIAVGAISTYDDVNSVLLAGRADLVALGRTHLYDPQWTLHAAAEQEYQGPGSQWIPQFRAGRRKPPSGRTDAVRPRLSLLKEPDSIAQDGHLRWTPGVSAEEAMLTQ encoded by the coding sequence ATGAAGATCGCAATCGTCGGAGGCGGCCCCGGGGGCCTGTACTTCGCAGCACTGATGAAGCAGCTGGACCCCTCCCATGACATCACGCTCTGGGAACGCAACGCCGCCACAGACACCTTCGGTTTCGGCGTCGTATTCTCCGACGAAACCCTCGGGGGGATCGGCAACGCCGACCCGGTGGTTGCCGAATACATGAGCCGGCGGTTTGCCCGGTGGTCCGACATCGACATCCACTTCCGCGACGAAACCATCACCGTCGGAGGCCAGGGATTCGCTGCCATGAGCCGCAAGGAACTGCTCGAGCTGCTCCAGCGCCGCTGCGCCGAACTGGGAGTGGACGTACGTTTCAGCACCCCGGCACCACCCATCGCCGAACTCGAGGCCGGCCATGATCTGGTCCTCGCCTCCGACGGTGTCAACTCGCAAATCCGGGCAACCTATGCGCAGTCTTTCGGCCCGAGCCTTGACCCACGGCCCAACAAGTTCATGTGGCTTGGCACGGACCAGGTTTTCGAAGCGTTCAAGTTCTTCGTCAAAGACACCGAATACGGCACCATGCAGATCCACGGATACCCATACTCTGACGAAGGCTCCACCTTCATCGTCGAAATGTCCCCCGATGTGTGGGAGGCAGCAGGCTTCGATGAGACTGCCACCGACGCATTCGCGCCCGGTGTATCCGACGAGAAGGCAATCAGCAAAATCCGCGACATCTTCGCCGAAGAACTCGCCGGACACGAAGTGCTGGCCAACAACTCCAAGTGGCTGAACTTCACCACGGTCCGCAACCGCAGCTGGCGCCACGGGAATATCGTCCTGCTTGGCGACGCCGCCCACACCGCCCACTTCTCCATCGGATCCGGCACCAAGCTCGCCATGGAAGACTCCCTGGCACTGGCCGCGTGCCTCCACGAGCACCAAGATCTTGAAACCGCACTGGCCGCCTACGAGACCGAGCGCCGTCCCGTCGTCGAATCCACACAACGAGCCGCTCAGGCTTCGCTGGAATGGTTCGAACGGATCGGACAATACAAAGGACAGGAACCCACGCAATTCGCGTTCAACCTGCTCACCCGCTCGCGCCGGATCACCCAGGAAAACCTGCGCCTCCGCGACCCGGAATTCGCCGGAGCTGTAGACAAACACTTCGCCGATTCCCAAGGCTTGCCTGACGTTGCTCCCGCAATGTTCCAGCCCTACGGCATCGGCGGACTCAAGCTGAAGAACCGGATCATCGTCTCCCCCATGGACATGTACTCCGCCACCGACGGCGTGCCGGGGAACTTCCATTTGGTGCACCTAGGCTCCAAAGCCCTTGGCGGGGCAGGACTGGTGATGACGGAGATGGTTTGCGTGTCCCCTGAAGGACGCATCACGCCCGGCTGCTCCGGCCTCTATACAGACGAGCAGCAGCACAGCTGGAAGTCCATCGTCGACTTTGTCCACGAACGTTCGACGGCAAAAATCGGGTTGCAGATTGGACACTCCGGACGCAAGGGATCCACGCGCCTGATGTGGGAAGGTATCGATGAGCCCCTCGAAACCGGGAACTGGGAGCCGGTCGGCCCGTCTGCGTTGCCGTACGGGGCCGGCAACCAGGTTCCGCGCGAAATCGACACCACCGAAATGGACCGGGTCAAGGCCGACTTCGTAGATGCTGCCCGCCGCGGAGCCGAAGCTGGCTTCGACCTCCTCGAGGTGCACGCCGCCCACGGATACCTCTTGTCCTCCTTTCTTTCGCCAATCGCCAACCGGCGCACCGACGAATACGGCGGCAGCCTGGAGAACAGGCTGCGTTTCCCGCTTGAGGTCTTCGACGCACTCCGCGCTATCTGGCCTGTGGAGAAGCCGATTACAGTGCGAATCTCGGCGACCGACTGGATCGAGGGCGGCAACAACTCCGACGATTCAATCGGCATCGCGCAGGCATTCGTCGACCATGGCGCAGCCGGCATCGATGTCTCCACGGGTCAGATCTCCAAGGATGAGAAGCCGGCGTTTGGCCGCAGCTACCAGACCCCCTTCGCCGACCGCATTCGGCAGGAGGTCGCCGCACCGGCAGGAGTCGCCGTGATTGCAGTGGGCGCAATCTCCACCTACGACGATGTCAACTCCGTCCTCCTGGCCGGACGCGCGGACCTCGTGGCACTCGGACGCACGCACCTGTACGACCCGCAGTGGACACTACACGCGGCCGCTGAACAGGAATACCAAGGCCCTGGGTCTCAGTGGATTCCACAGTTCAGGGCCGGTCGCCGCAAGCCTCCGAGCGGCCGTACCGATGCCGTCCGCCCGCGGTTGTCCCTCCTCAAGGAACCTGATTCCATCGCCCAGGACGGGCACCTGCGCTGGACCCCCGGCGTCTCCGCTGAAGAGGCCATGCTGACCCAATAG
- a CDS encoding fumarylacetoacetate hydrolase family protein — protein MKLATLRAGKDTTAAVLVSDDTAYLALPYPDVGTMVADPQWRRTADSVVSGQRSANGVSASAAELTALLPAAGKVICCGLNYSEHIQEMGRELPEYPTLFAKYADTLTGARDTIDVVGSERVDWEAELAVVVGSPLYRADEEQALQAIAGYTVANDVSMRDWQNRTLQWFQGKAFDATTPVGPVMITPDEVEGDFEVRGYVNGELVQAGNTGTLVFGPAKLLSYISQFTVLRPGDLILTGTPGGVGMGMKPPRFLQDGDLLTTEIAGIGRLENRIRLHHNDGRATYSAPVTSTATN, from the coding sequence ATGAAACTGGCCACACTACGGGCGGGCAAGGACACCACGGCGGCGGTACTTGTCTCGGACGACACTGCGTACCTGGCGCTGCCATACCCTGACGTGGGCACTATGGTCGCGGACCCGCAATGGCGCCGGACGGCCGATTCCGTCGTATCGGGACAGCGTAGTGCCAACGGCGTTTCGGCTTCCGCCGCCGAGCTGACAGCCCTGCTGCCGGCGGCGGGCAAGGTGATTTGCTGCGGCCTGAACTACAGCGAGCACATTCAGGAAATGGGCCGGGAACTCCCGGAATACCCCACCCTCTTCGCGAAGTACGCAGACACACTGACCGGGGCAAGGGACACGATCGACGTGGTCGGCAGTGAACGGGTTGACTGGGAGGCCGAACTGGCCGTCGTCGTCGGCTCCCCCCTATACCGTGCAGATGAGGAACAGGCCCTGCAGGCAATCGCCGGCTACACCGTGGCAAACGATGTTTCGATGCGTGACTGGCAGAACCGCACTCTGCAGTGGTTCCAGGGCAAAGCCTTCGACGCCACCACCCCCGTTGGGCCGGTCATGATTACCCCCGATGAAGTCGAAGGCGATTTCGAGGTCCGCGGTTACGTGAACGGTGAACTGGTGCAAGCCGGAAACACGGGCACGCTGGTGTTCGGCCCCGCGAAGCTCCTCTCCTACATCTCCCAGTTCACGGTTCTGCGGCCGGGCGACCTGATCCTCACCGGCACGCCCGGCGGAGTGGGAATGGGAATGAAACCCCCACGCTTCCTGCAGGACGGCGATCTTCTCACCACCGAGATTGCAGGCATCGGACGCCTGGAGAACAGGATTCGCCTCCACCACAACGACGGCCGCGCAACCTACAGCGCGCCGGTCACCTCAACCGCAACAAACTAG
- a CDS encoding cupin domain-containing protein has translation MSNNTTAYLTEGDNSMYAGADGKVVPVVTRAGEEDSNTAQSGDCIRVSGVSIQHTPATKIWFGQVSNTPGYRSLPHHHGEAETGGYVLRGHGRIYYGENFSEYQDMKAGDWVFVPPFMPHVEANMSVTEELIWLTTRTPENIVVNLEDVADDTLADYRRV, from the coding sequence ATGAGCAACAACACCACCGCGTACCTGACCGAGGGCGACAACTCCATGTATGCCGGAGCCGACGGCAAAGTCGTCCCGGTCGTCACCCGTGCAGGTGAGGAAGACAGCAACACCGCCCAGTCCGGTGACTGCATCCGCGTTTCGGGTGTGTCCATCCAGCACACACCGGCAACGAAAATTTGGTTCGGCCAGGTATCGAACACGCCCGGATACCGTTCACTGCCCCACCACCACGGCGAGGCGGAAACCGGAGGGTATGTACTGCGCGGCCACGGCCGCATCTACTACGGCGAAAACTTTTCGGAGTACCAGGACATGAAGGCCGGCGACTGGGTCTTCGTCCCGCCCTTTATGCCGCACGTCGAGGCCAACATGTCCGTCACCGAAGAACTCATCTGGCTCACCACCCGCACTCCGGAGAACATTGTGGTGAACCTCGAAGACGTCGCCGACGACACTCTCGCCGACTACCGCCGGGTCTAG
- a CDS encoding acyl-CoA thioesterase: MPSVSPTVSVPTSETFLRAIQLTHVPAQVNDEAYEATTQYVPWPKSYGGDMVAQSAAAMMRSVEADRTLHSMHSYFMRPVDVGATVRYEVERLRDGRGYSTRSVRGYQNGKTVFTAMGSFQVPEDGPEYQPGSPADLEPETLRSAAEVLAGVDGPAAEYWSTGRSFDMRHVPGPVYLDVEGGPQAHQAVWVKAFDRLPDAATDRLTADLHRAALAYVCDYTILETLLRVRGLHWSSPGLSTASLDHSMWFHRDGRADEWVLYVQEAVSSQRNRGLALGRFFDLQGRLLATVAQEGMIRSSS, encoded by the coding sequence ATGCCCTCGGTTTCGCCCACTGTCTCGGTGCCCACCTCGGAAACCTTCCTCCGGGCCATCCAGCTCACCCACGTCCCGGCGCAGGTCAATGACGAGGCCTACGAAGCCACCACACAGTACGTGCCATGGCCCAAGTCATATGGCGGGGACATGGTGGCCCAGTCTGCAGCTGCCATGATGCGCTCCGTCGAGGCAGACCGGACACTGCACTCCATGCACAGCTACTTCATGCGGCCAGTCGACGTCGGAGCAACCGTGCGCTACGAGGTGGAACGGCTGCGGGACGGGCGCGGCTACTCGACCCGCAGCGTCCGCGGTTACCAGAACGGCAAGACCGTCTTCACGGCAATGGGCTCCTTTCAGGTTCCCGAAGACGGTCCCGAATACCAGCCCGGCTCCCCTGCAGACCTCGAACCCGAGACGCTGCGAAGCGCCGCAGAGGTGCTCGCAGGCGTCGACGGGCCCGCAGCCGAGTATTGGTCCACGGGACGCAGTTTCGACATGCGCCATGTTCCCGGTCCGGTGTACCTGGACGTCGAGGGAGGCCCCCAAGCCCACCAGGCCGTCTGGGTGAAGGCCTTCGACCGGCTGCCCGACGCAGCCACTGACCGCCTCACCGCTGACCTGCACCGGGCGGCCCTGGCCTACGTGTGCGATTACACGATTCTGGAGACGCTGCTGCGGGTCCGCGGGCTGCACTGGTCCTCGCCCGGTCTCAGCACCGCCAGCCTTGACCATTCAATGTGGTTCCACCGTGACGGGCGCGCTGACGAATGGGTGCTCTATGTCCAGGAAGCCGTCTCCTCCCAACGCAACCGAGGCCTGGCCCTGGGCCGCTTCTTTGACCTGCAGGGGCGCCTGCTGGCCACCGTGGCCCAAGAGGGCATGATCCGATCTTCTTCCTGA
- a CDS encoding PaaX family transcriptional regulator produces MTVYGLYARAHDGAFAVSDLIQLLSDLGVESAGVRSSVSRLKKRGVLVSLRKDGSAAYRLAPGLEDVFRAGDERIFSPHRARKGDDWILTSFSVPESQRHLRHKLRSILTRIGCGQVSPGLWIAPGNLADEVSQQLERAALMEYVDLFKAAHLTEDHIRSKVGQWWDLPSLDALYADFIDRHEPVLQRWSELPPSEPESPEYLKQAFADYVPMVTQWRRLPYMDPGLPEEYLPGDWSGLAAEALFAKLHSLLGPIARRYARSVVED; encoded by the coding sequence GTGACCGTCTACGGACTTTATGCCCGGGCACATGACGGGGCGTTTGCAGTGTCAGACCTGATACAACTCCTAAGCGATCTGGGAGTTGAGTCGGCGGGGGTGCGGTCTTCGGTCTCGCGTCTGAAGAAGCGCGGAGTTCTCGTTAGCCTCCGAAAGGACGGGTCGGCCGCCTACAGGCTGGCGCCAGGACTGGAGGATGTTTTCCGGGCGGGCGACGAGCGCATTTTCTCCCCGCATCGCGCGCGTAAGGGTGATGACTGGATCCTGACATCATTCTCCGTCCCTGAGTCCCAGCGGCATCTTCGCCACAAGCTTCGCTCCATTTTGACGCGCATCGGTTGCGGCCAGGTTTCGCCGGGTTTATGGATAGCCCCCGGCAACCTGGCAGACGAAGTGAGTCAACAGCTTGAACGCGCGGCCTTGATGGAATATGTTGATCTGTTTAAGGCAGCGCACCTGACCGAAGACCATATCCGGTCGAAGGTCGGGCAATGGTGGGACCTGCCCTCTCTTGACGCACTGTATGCGGACTTCATCGACCGCCACGAACCTGTACTGCAGCGTTGGTCCGAATTGCCCCCGAGTGAACCTGAGTCGCCGGAATATCTCAAGCAGGCCTTCGCCGACTACGTCCCGATGGTGACCCAATGGCGACGCTTGCCCTATATGGATCCCGGCCTGCCTGAAGAGTATCTTCCCGGCGACTGGAGCGGCCTGGCCGCCGAGGCGCTCTTTGCCAAGCTGCACTCACTGCTTGGCCCGATCGCCCGGCGCTACGCACGGTCGGTCGTCGAAGACTAG
- a CDS encoding acyl-CoA thioesterase encodes MTDRTKPSRHASVDRNVEWVDTDASGHQHNSSVMRWVESAEAELFRALNLPDYFPSAPRVHQAISYRAKLWFGQRITATVGIQKIGRTSMTYAFEVFGHPHLESQGGIAAFGTVTVAHVPSGSLTAQPWPAHMVEAVKSLQLTTRN; translated from the coding sequence ATGACTGACCGGACGAAGCCAAGCCGACACGCCAGCGTCGATCGCAATGTCGAATGGGTAGACACCGACGCCTCCGGCCACCAGCACAATTCCTCTGTCATGCGCTGGGTTGAATCCGCGGAAGCGGAGCTCTTCCGGGCCCTCAACCTTCCTGATTATTTCCCGAGCGCACCGCGTGTACACCAGGCAATCAGCTACAGGGCTAAACTCTGGTTCGGCCAGCGCATCACGGCAACTGTAGGAATCCAAAAAATTGGCCGCACGTCCATGACCTACGCCTTTGAAGTGTTCGGCCATCCCCATCTCGAATCCCAAGGGGGAATCGCGGCGTTCGGCACGGTGACCGTGGCCCACGTCCCTTCAGGGTCCTTGACGGCCCAGCCCTGGCCGGCACACATGGTGGAAGCCGTAAAATCCCTTCAGCTCACGACGCGGAACTGA
- a CDS encoding RidA family protein, producing MTNRTVNPESLSKPSGYAHGILAGNTVYLGGQTALDKGMNIVPGGIVEQFRQAFSNVLTTLTEAGGQPQDLVSVTIYLTDVDDYMANGREIGRIWREMAGSEYPAMAGIGVTRLWQKEALIEIQGIAVIGNR from the coding sequence GTGACCAACAGGACAGTCAACCCCGAGTCGCTTTCCAAACCATCCGGGTATGCCCATGGCATCCTTGCTGGGAATACCGTGTATTTGGGAGGGCAGACGGCACTGGACAAAGGCATGAACATCGTGCCCGGCGGCATTGTTGAACAGTTCAGGCAGGCGTTTTCGAACGTTCTGACAACGCTGACGGAGGCCGGGGGACAGCCGCAGGACCTGGTCAGTGTCACGATCTATCTCACCGACGTCGACGACTATATGGCGAACGGCCGGGAAATCGGACGGATCTGGCGCGAGATGGCGGGCTCGGAGTATCCCGCCATGGCCGGCATTGGCGTTACGCGGCTGTGGCAGAAGGAAGCGCTCATCGAGATCCAGGGGATTGCGGTGATCGGAAACCGCTGA